A window from Shewanella livingstonensis encodes these proteins:
- a CDS encoding ATP-binding protein gives MKISQKLFLAFFGLTTIVLIATLSLARWSFDQGFLDYINGLEQERLQHLSDDLLTLYSATKMAQPDPTILTELQSTLVWQAIGQKVLAQAISHKAPRPKRNGPDGANRPPRPAGNHRPPMGAQSHLGPPGQRPPFASQHFGPPTGLYSAEQQFIAGVDIGHMDDRISLALAMDDRIVGYLYSSPIREVESSSATAFSQQQRWTSLGIGLLCLLLASTIAWWLSRFLLIPVKQVMLGVSYLSQGNYDERLAPKRADELGLLMANIDHLAMTLSKNRSAKNRWLADISHELRTPLSILCGEIDSIKAGIRAFDSTQLVSIEQEVLRMKHLVDDLYELSLSDVGGLRYHLTTVNISESLDSTLVSIASSMHEKGLTLSKQIAPMLFVSADVRRLEQLFINLLMNAMAYTDSPGNIDVQLTSQASTVILTINDTKPSATEAECEHLFEPLYRQDTARTRRGSGAGLGLTICKNIVEAHNGSITATPSLMGGLCIRVQLPLLRKSI, from the coding sequence ATGAAAATATCTCAAAAGCTTTTTTTGGCCTTTTTTGGCCTCACCACTATTGTACTTATCGCCACGTTATCGTTAGCGAGATGGAGCTTTGACCAAGGTTTTTTAGACTATATCAATGGATTAGAGCAAGAGCGTTTACAACATTTGTCTGATGATTTACTGACGCTCTATTCAGCAACTAAGATGGCACAACCTGATCCGACAATACTAACAGAGCTACAATCCACATTAGTTTGGCAAGCGATTGGCCAGAAAGTATTGGCACAAGCTATTTCGCATAAGGCACCACGACCAAAAAGAAATGGGCCAGACGGGGCAAATAGGCCTCCAAGACCCGCAGGCAATCATCGCCCACCTATGGGGGCTCAGTCACATTTAGGCCCTCCAGGACAACGACCGCCTTTTGCTTCACAACATTTTGGTCCTCCGACGGGCTTGTATTCAGCAGAACAACAGTTTATTGCTGGCGTTGATATTGGTCATATGGATGACCGCATTAGCTTAGCTTTAGCGATGGATGATCGTATAGTCGGTTACTTATATAGTAGCCCTATTCGTGAAGTAGAATCATCTTCTGCTACTGCCTTTTCTCAGCAGCAACGTTGGACTAGTTTAGGTATTGGTTTATTATGCTTGTTGCTTGCCAGCACTATTGCCTGGTGGTTGTCGCGTTTTCTACTGATCCCGGTTAAGCAAGTTATGCTAGGCGTATCTTATTTATCTCAGGGTAATTATGATGAACGCTTGGCTCCTAAACGTGCGGATGAATTAGGTCTATTAATGGCTAATATTGATCATCTCGCGATGACCTTATCTAAAAATCGGAGTGCTAAAAATCGTTGGTTGGCGGATATTTCCCATGAGTTACGCACACCGTTGAGTATTTTATGTGGCGAGATAGATTCAATTAAAGCAGGGATCAGAGCATTTGACTCAACACAGCTCGTATCGATTGAACAAGAAGTATTAAGAATGAAGCATTTGGTCGACGATTTGTATGAATTGTCATTGTCAGATGTGGGTGGACTTCGTTATCACTTAACGACGGTAAATATTAGCGAGTCGTTAGACAGCACCTTGGTTAGTATTGCTTCATCTATGCATGAAAAAGGCTTAACGCTGAGTAAACAGATTGCGCCAATGCTATTTGTTTCTGCTGATGTTAGGCGTTTAGAACAGTTGTTTATTAATTTATTGATGAACGCGATGGCGTATACCGACAGCCCTGGCAATATAGACGTACAGTTAACATCGCAAGCAAGTACGGTTATTTTAACCATTAACGATACCAAACCCAGTGCGACAGAAGCGGAATGTGAACATTTGTTTGAACCTCTGTATCGCCAGGATACAGCAAGGACTCGCAGAGGCAGTGGTGCAGGTTTAGGGCTTACTATCTGTAAAAATATCGTCGAAGCGCATAACGGTAGTATTACCGCAACCCCATCATTAATGGGTGGATTATGCATTAGAGTCCAATTACCTTTGTTAAGGAAGTCAATATGA
- a CDS encoding endonuclease/exonuclease/phosphatase family protein: MATVVVVPMFVHFATEPQVINNEQALFTAQCVTAIPKTTLDIDGQLAVASWNIYKQQNSGWQTLLSQLADQNQLLLLQEVKLSDEFQQWRQQSQHKLAMVQAFRQGDTPLGVMNLSEVSASQSCGYLTSEPIIQFPKSSLLSYFPLSNGETLLVANLHSINFEYALDSYAEQLQQLLPALRAHKGPIIFGGDLNTWRQARLSMLSQITMVLGLKAVTPDDDTRSTVMGYPIDHIYYRGLTLQSARVITTETSDHHPLLAQFKVGDS; this comes from the coding sequence ATGGCGACAGTTGTAGTTGTGCCAATGTTTGTGCACTTTGCTACTGAGCCTCAAGTGATTAATAACGAGCAAGCGTTGTTTACTGCACAATGCGTTACTGCCATACCTAAAACGACCTTAGATATTGATGGTCAACTAGCCGTTGCGAGTTGGAATATTTATAAGCAACAAAATAGTGGTTGGCAAACACTGTTAAGCCAACTAGCGGATCAGAATCAATTACTGTTACTCCAAGAAGTGAAGTTATCAGATGAGTTTCAGCAATGGCGTCAACAAAGCCAACATAAATTAGCAATGGTACAAGCTTTTCGTCAAGGCGATACTCCGCTGGGGGTGATGAATCTATCAGAGGTTTCAGCCAGTCAAAGTTGTGGCTATTTAACGTCTGAACCCATTATACAGTTTCCCAAGTCGAGTCTATTAAGTTATTTTCCGTTGTCTAATGGTGAGACCCTGCTGGTGGCCAATTTGCACAGTATTAACTTTGAGTATGCTCTAGACAGCTACGCTGAGCAGTTACAGCAACTGCTCCCAGCATTGAGAGCGCATAAAGGACCGATTATTTTTGGTGGTGATTTAAATACCTGGCGCCAAGCCAGATTGTCTATGTTAAGCCAAATAACGATGGTACTAGGACTCAAAGCGGTTACACCAGACGATGACACCCGCTCTACTGTGATGGGTTACCCCATTGATCATATTTATTACCGCGGGCTGACTTTACAATCGGCTCGGGTTATTACCACCGAAACATCAGATCATCATCCTTTATTAGCACAATTTAAAGTAGGCGACAGTTAA
- a CDS encoding LysR substrate-binding domain-containing protein, protein MLNNRVDCAAIGNAPKHENLVVIPIVKEELIMVTPLDSEHEPVLFVRDEGCGYRKHALLWQQQAGRGCDELMVMSSADGVLGCIAAGLGYTIIGKNMVAGSRYEKSLVMTPVSHGPKHVQLSIVYRKGSPLEPGILTLAKLLTK, encoded by the coding sequence GTGCTCAACAATAGGGTTGACTGCGCAGCAATTGGTAATGCGCCTAAACATGAAAATTTAGTGGTTATCCCCATTGTGAAAGAAGAATTAATCATGGTGACTCCACTAGACAGTGAGCATGAACCAGTATTGTTTGTCCGTGATGAAGGTTGCGGCTATCGTAAACATGCCTTGCTTTGGCAACAACAGGCTGGCCGAGGTTGTGATGAACTCATGGTAATGAGTAGTGCTGATGGTGTGTTAGGTTGTATTGCGGCAGGACTAGGGTACACCATTATTGGTAAAAATATGGTCGCAGGTAGCCGCTATGAAAAGTCCCTGGTGATGACGCCAGTCAGCCATGGGCCAAAACATGTTCAACTATCAATAGTCTATCGCAAAGGTAGCCCATTAGAGCCCGGTATATTAACGCTTGCAAAACTGTTAACCAAATAG
- a CDS encoding DUF1971 domain-containing protein → MSHQRIPANWTIQRSTPFFTTKNVPDALLTHHNTAEGVFGQLCVMEGVVTYYGFANSEATEPEVTVVINAGQFATSPPEYWHRIELSPDAQFNLNFWSEKDKTGQAMFNKK, encoded by the coding sequence ATGTCTCATCAACGTATTCCAGCAAACTGGACCATTCAACGTTCTACACCATTTTTCACGACTAAAAATGTGCCTGACGCCTTACTTACACACCATAATACTGCTGAAGGAGTATTCGGTCAGCTATGTGTGATGGAAGGTGTGGTGACTTATTATGGTTTTGCCAACAGTGAGGCCACTGAACCAGAAGTGACCGTGGTGATTAACGCCGGCCAGTTTGCCACTAGCCCGCCAGAATACTGGCACCGTATTGAGTTAAGCCCAGATGCACAGTTCAATCTTAATTTTTGGTCTGAAAAAGACAAAACCGGCCAAGCGATGTTTAATAAAAAATAG
- a CDS encoding 6-carboxytetrahydropterin synthase has translation MQLFVKDLTVIDFSYLCPLRGMVGESWIVDVLLDGGLDEQNMVLDFAKVKRTIKNTIDAVADHRLLIPTACSEVRWQQKGDRVWMDFSSQKGDIHLACPSQAFALIPTEVIDYESVNDFLKKALREVLPENVQGISLTLRSEVLDTPFYHYSHGLRKHDGNCQRIAHGHRSPVTIFENGIAEPKWDHYWAERWHDIYLGTEEDLVSVKTLELSKQTIITDETHFGFHYVAPQGDFQLAMPKHCCDLIPHDTTVELLAEYMAKTLASKEPKSHFKVIAYEGIGKGAIAVRG, from the coding sequence ATGCAACTGTTTGTAAAAGATTTAACTGTTATTGATTTTTCTTATCTATGCCCACTTCGCGGTATGGTTGGTGAAAGCTGGATTGTTGATGTGCTATTAGATGGCGGCTTAGATGAGCAAAATATGGTGCTCGACTTTGCCAAAGTAAAACGCACTATCAAAAACACCATCGACGCTGTTGCCGATCATCGCTTGTTAATCCCAACAGCGTGTAGCGAAGTGCGCTGGCAGCAAAAGGGCGACCGAGTATGGATGGACTTTAGCAGCCAAAAAGGTGACATACATTTAGCTTGTCCGTCACAAGCATTCGCACTTATACCAACAGAAGTGATTGACTATGAAAGTGTTAATGACTTTTTGAAAAAAGCTTTACGTGAAGTGTTACCTGAAAATGTTCAAGGCATCAGTTTAACATTACGCAGCGAAGTGCTCGATACCCCGTTTTATCATTACAGTCACGGATTGCGTAAACATGATGGTAATTGTCAACGTATTGCCCATGGGCACCGTAGCCCAGTAACAATATTTGAAAATGGTATTGCAGAACCCAAATGGGATCACTATTGGGCAGAACGTTGGCATGATATTTATCTTGGCACCGAAGAAGACTTGGTGTCAGTTAAAACACTTGAGCTATCTAAGCAAACTATAATCACTGATGAAACTCATTTTGGTTTTCATTATGTTGCCCCCCAAGGTGATTTTCAATTAGCGATGCCTAAACATTGTTGCGACTTAATTCCCCATGACACGACCGTAGAGCTATTAGCGGAATACATGGCCAAAACATTGGCCAGTAAAGAGCCTAAAAGCCACTTTAAAGTTATCGCCTATGAAGGTATTGGTAAAGGGGCCATTGCAGTAAGAGGTTAA
- a CDS encoding GlsB/YeaQ/YmgE family stress response membrane protein — protein MDITGLLITLAIGALAGWLAGTLMKGVGFGLLGNIVVGIVGAVIGGFVFSLLGIFMGGLLGSIVTATAGAVILLFVVGLIKKA, from the coding sequence ATGGATATAACAGGTTTATTGATTACGTTAGCAATTGGCGCCTTAGCTGGCTGGTTGGCCGGAACGCTAATGAAAGGGGTGGGTTTTGGTTTGCTCGGTAATATCGTCGTCGGTATTGTTGGTGCAGTGATTGGGGGCTTCGTATTTAGTTTACTGGGCATTTTTATGGGAGGGTTACTAGGGTCAATTGTTACCGCAACGGCTGGCGCTGTCATCTTGTTATTCGTTGTTGGCCTTATTAAAAAGGCATAA
- a CDS encoding YbfB/YjiJ family MFS transporter, whose protein sequence is MELTRVRVYVAGVCSLIVTVGVARFSYSLLLPIMQDGAGLTKLGGGWLASTNFMGYMCGVLLAASLHNMNYKYNLHRLYLILSVVTSAAMVMTNDMVTWAVLRFLAGICASGGFIIASGLILKWLVNNHHRAELGIHFSGAGLSIIVTSLLVEAMLTISADWQQQWLALAAMAAVFAIPAWLWMPHPFVDGKSINTAKDNPPTKTFTLLMMLAYFCAGYGYGYAVSSTFIVDIVERVKSLQGRGGLAFLLVGVAATPAALIWDRIARNTGYLKALIVAYILQGIGIILPVINASLPVVIFSALLFGGTFIACVSMVLTMAGKFYPSNPGKFMGTMTLAYGAAQIMAPVSTGYLTQALGSYDVGLYVSTAVVMIGTLFLYGLLNIERKSMENKNINTKAKILIG, encoded by the coding sequence ATGGAATTGACCAGAGTCCGTGTTTATGTTGCTGGCGTCTGCAGTTTAATCGTGACTGTTGGGGTGGCTCGATTTTCCTATAGTTTGCTGTTACCGATAATGCAGGATGGTGCAGGCCTAACGAAGTTAGGTGGCGGTTGGCTTGCGAGCACTAATTTTATGGGCTACATGTGTGGGGTTTTACTTGCTGCAAGCTTGCACAACATGAACTATAAATACAACTTGCACCGGCTTTATCTTATATTAAGTGTGGTTACTTCAGCGGCAATGGTGATGACCAATGATATGGTTACTTGGGCGGTATTGCGCTTTTTGGCTGGGATCTGTGCATCTGGTGGCTTTATTATTGCTTCAGGCTTGATATTAAAATGGCTGGTAAATAATCATCATCGGGCGGAATTAGGCATTCATTTTTCTGGTGCAGGCTTGAGTATTATTGTGACGTCGTTATTAGTTGAAGCGATGCTGACGATATCAGCCGACTGGCAACAACAATGGCTAGCATTAGCCGCTATGGCGGCGGTATTTGCTATTCCTGCTTGGTTGTGGATGCCACATCCCTTTGTCGATGGTAAAAGCATTAATACCGCTAAAGACAATCCACCAACCAAAACCTTTACATTGCTAATGATGTTGGCCTACTTTTGTGCTGGTTATGGTTATGGCTATGCTGTTAGTTCTACTTTTATTGTTGATATTGTAGAGAGAGTTAAAAGCTTACAGGGTCGAGGAGGATTGGCTTTTTTATTGGTTGGTGTCGCGGCTACCCCAGCGGCGCTAATATGGGATCGTATCGCGCGAAATACAGGTTATCTCAAAGCATTAATCGTCGCCTATATCCTGCAGGGCATAGGGATTATACTTCCGGTAATAAATGCTAGCTTGCCTGTTGTTATATTCAGCGCGTTGTTGTTTGGTGGTACTTTTATTGCTTGTGTCAGCATGGTACTGACTATGGCGGGTAAGTTTTATCCCAGTAATCCGGGTAAATTTATGGGCACCATGACCTTAGCTTATGGTGCGGCACAAATTATGGCACCGGTATCTACCGGATATCTTACCCAAGCGTTGGGGAGTTATGATGTTGGGCTGTATGTCTCTACTGCGGTAGTGATGATTGGCACGCTGTTTTTGTATGGTTTATTAAATATTGAAAGGAAATCGATGGAAAACAAAAACATTAATACAAAAGCCAAGATCTTGATCGGTTAA
- a CDS encoding response regulator: MSGFAHQQPMTVLVVEDEPKIAQILVDFLSLEGFNTQVQYDGRDVIETIKTQSIDFVILDLMLPYKDGLTICREIRQFSMMPILMLTARVDEIDRLMGLELGADDYVCKPFSAREVVARVKTILRRVENTHGSQSEQIIRYKHLQINIERFKCQVDQQDVELTPVEFRLLHTLLKRPGVVHSRDSLMQVCYVDDRIVSSRTIDSHVKNLRHKLTQASQQKELLHSIYGVGYKVE; this comes from the coding sequence ATGAGTGGATTTGCTCATCAACAGCCAATGACCGTATTAGTGGTAGAAGACGAGCCAAAGATTGCACAGATATTGGTTGATTTTTTATCGCTAGAAGGCTTTAACACACAAGTGCAATATGACGGTAGGGATGTGATTGAAACGATTAAAACTCAGTCAATCGACTTTGTCATTTTAGATTTAATGTTGCCTTATAAAGACGGCTTAACGATTTGCCGCGAAATTCGTCAGTTTTCTATGATGCCAATATTAATGCTTACTGCACGGGTGGATGAAATTGACCGCTTAATGGGCTTAGAACTTGGCGCCGATGATTATGTGTGTAAACCCTTTTCTGCAAGGGAAGTTGTCGCCCGAGTTAAAACGATTTTACGACGGGTTGAAAATACTCATGGTAGCCAAAGTGAACAAATTATTCGTTATAAGCATCTGCAGATTAATATTGAACGCTTTAAGTGCCAAGTTGATCAACAAGATGTTGAACTCACGCCAGTTGAATTTAGATTACTGCACACTTTGCTAAAAAGGCCAGGGGTTGTGCACTCTCGGGATAGTCTAATGCAAGTATGTTATGTTGACGATCGTATTGTTAGCTCTCGAACAATTGATAGTCATGTGAAAAACCTGCGTCATAAGTTAACTCAAGCTAGTCAACAAAAAGAGCTGTTACATTCCATTTATGGTGTTGGCTATAAAGTAGAATAG
- a CDS encoding DUF3047 domain-containing protein has protein sequence MVRWIILLFSVNVFLNVNAATNLTSMSHQGIDKWQSKQFSGESIYTTGDYKGRLALKALSHKTASGLMLEQQIDLSATPYINWSWLVEKPLLQLNERSKTGDDFAARIYVVIDGGFMVWNTKSLNYVWSSNQDKGLVWNNAFAGSSVKMMSVRGKESQTGLWYEEKRNVYQDLIDTFGDQGSDKANRKAYQYIDIIAIMTDTDNSGKQAESYYGDIIFSEK, from the coding sequence ATGGTTCGATGGATTATTTTACTTTTTAGCGTAAACGTATTTTTAAACGTAAATGCAGCGACCAATCTGACTTCAATGAGTCACCAAGGTATTGATAAATGGCAATCTAAGCAATTCTCTGGTGAATCGATTTATACTACTGGCGACTATAAAGGGCGCTTAGCACTCAAAGCTCTCAGCCATAAAACCGCATCTGGTTTGATGTTAGAGCAGCAAATTGATCTCTCTGCAACGCCCTATATTAACTGGAGTTGGCTCGTTGAAAAGCCGCTGCTGCAGTTAAACGAACGAAGCAAAACTGGCGATGACTTTGCAGCTCGAATTTATGTGGTTATTGATGGTGGTTTTATGGTGTGGAATACAAAATCATTAAATTATGTTTGGTCCAGTAATCAAGATAAAGGTTTGGTGTGGAATAATGCTTTTGCGGGTTCAAGTGTCAAAATGATGTCTGTTAGAGGAAAAGAATCTCAAACGGGTCTGTGGTATGAAGAAAAACGCAATGTTTACCAAGACTTGATTGACACTTTTGGTGATCAAGGCAGTGATAAAGCCAACCGTAAAGCCTATCAATACATAGATATTATAGCGATCATGACCGACACCGATAATAGTGGAAAACAAGCTGAATCTTATTATGGTGACATAATCTTTAGTGAAAAATAA
- the cls gene encoding cardiolipin synthase translates to MVEFYKILTLISVLAYWLIIAGITARIVYKRRSVGVSLAWMMLIYVVPVLGVVLYLLVGEMNLGKKRAARAKEMYAPYQKWFSRLFTTQQYRPQNLNDYTSSISQLCENRLGIPTLSNNQLILKSSPETILTTLLQDIQQAQISINLEFYIWHPGGLADQVAQALIEAAQRDVAVKILLDAAGSRTFFNSQWPKRMRDGGVIIVSALSVSPIRMFFRRLDLRLHRKIVIIDNQIGYTGSMNLVDPKYFNQNAGIGEWVDVMVRITGSNVPVLNCIFAWDWETETDQRILPEPPNCQPDGHKASDMVQVIPSGPGMPEDMIQQVLLLSIYQAKQSITITSPYFVPSENLLFALTAASLRGVEVNLIIPDKNDSLMVEWASRSFFGELLNAGVNIHRFCGGFLHTKSVVIDLHHCLIGTVNLDMRSLWLNFEVTLSVENLAFTQSLSQVQHQYMANSIKMDAREWRKRPLFKRVVEQFFYFFSPLL, encoded by the coding sequence ATGGTTGAGTTTTATAAAATATTAACGTTAATCAGCGTGTTAGCCTATTGGCTTATCATTGCCGGGATCACTGCTCGCATTGTCTATAAACGACGATCCGTTGGGGTATCGTTAGCTTGGATGATGCTTATCTATGTTGTCCCTGTTTTAGGCGTTGTGCTTTACTTGCTGGTGGGTGAGATGAACCTAGGCAAGAAGCGTGCAGCCAGAGCCAAAGAAATGTATGCCCCATATCAAAAATGGTTTAGTCGACTTTTTACGACCCAGCAATATCGTCCACAAAATTTAAATGATTACACCAGTAGCATAAGCCAGTTGTGCGAAAACCGTCTCGGTATTCCCACGCTATCAAACAATCAACTCATTCTAAAATCATCACCAGAAACCATTTTAACCACCTTACTCCAGGATATTCAACAAGCACAAATCTCAATTAATTTAGAGTTTTATATTTGGCATCCAGGTGGATTAGCAGATCAAGTTGCCCAAGCACTGATTGAAGCCGCTCAGCGTGATGTGGCAGTAAAAATACTATTAGATGCCGCAGGAAGCCGGACATTCTTTAATAGTCAATGGCCAAAACGAATGCGAGATGGCGGAGTCATTATTGTCTCCGCACTCTCAGTGTCTCCTATACGGATGTTCTTTCGCCGCCTCGATCTTCGCCTTCACCGCAAAATAGTGATCATAGACAACCAAATCGGTTATACAGGTTCGATGAACCTAGTAGACCCTAAGTATTTTAACCAAAATGCAGGCATAGGTGAGTGGGTAGATGTCATGGTTAGGATCACGGGCTCTAATGTGCCAGTGCTTAATTGTATTTTCGCGTGGGATTGGGAAACCGAAACGGACCAAAGAATATTACCCGAGCCGCCAAATTGTCAACCCGATGGACATAAAGCATCCGACATGGTGCAAGTCATTCCCTCTGGACCTGGTATGCCAGAAGACATGATCCAGCAGGTTTTATTGCTGAGTATTTATCAAGCCAAACAGAGCATTACTATCACAAGCCCTTATTTTGTACCCAGTGAAAACTTGCTCTTTGCCTTGACTGCTGCGTCTTTGCGCGGTGTGGAGGTTAATTTAATCATACCCGATAAAAACGACTCATTGATGGTGGAATGGGCAAGCCGATCATTCTTTGGCGAGTTACTTAATGCGGGGGTAAATATCCATCGTTTTTGTGGCGGTTTTTTACATACAAAATCAGTGGTCATTGATTTGCACCATTGTTTAATCGGTACTGTTAACCTTGATATGCGCAGTTTGTGGCTTAACTTTGAAGTCACTCTTTCTGTGGAAAATTTAGCATTTACTCAATCTCTCAGTCAAGTTCAGCATCAATATATGGCCAACTCGATAAAAATGGATGCTCGAGAGTGGCGTAAAAGACCCTTGTTCAAACGCGTAGTTGAACAGTTTTTTTACTTTTTCAGCCCGCTGCTTTAA
- a CDS encoding M23 family metallopeptidase: MLLKNMFLKSISTAAILVSSLCGLSTYAAAAVTFQGLFEQGALVRGSVPAGSKILLNGQAVKVTPNGQFAIGFDRDAKLEQIFKVTYPDGLTEIKPLKIAAKTYNIDRVTGISQKIMKPDPVAQARAAKDAIQTRVARDLFSEQQAFMQNFIWPVTGRISGVYGSQRIYNDVPGNPHFGVDVARPTGTVVVAPADGVITLAEPDMFYSGGTVIIDHGYGVSSTFLHLSKLYLTVGDKVVQGDKVAEIGATGRVTGPHLDWRVNWFQMRLDPVSIVPPMARVLAAQKAAK, from the coding sequence ATGTTATTAAAAAATATGTTTTTAAAATCGATTTCAACCGCAGCAATACTGGTGAGCAGTTTATGCGGATTAAGTACTTACGCAGCAGCTGCAGTGACATTTCAAGGTCTGTTTGAACAAGGTGCATTAGTGCGCGGCTCAGTACCTGCGGGCAGTAAAATTTTATTAAATGGCCAAGCGGTGAAAGTGACCCCAAATGGTCAGTTTGCGATTGGGTTTGATAGAGATGCAAAACTGGAACAAATTTTTAAAGTCACTTATCCAGACGGATTAACTGAAATTAAACCGCTAAAAATAGCTGCAAAAACATATAATATTGATCGTGTTACCGGAATTAGTCAAAAAATTATGAAACCCGATCCTGTCGCTCAAGCAAGGGCAGCAAAGGACGCCATCCAAACTCGCGTAGCCAGAGACTTATTTAGCGAGCAACAAGCATTTATGCAAAATTTTATCTGGCCAGTAACCGGCAGAATTTCAGGTGTTTATGGTAGTCAGCGTATTTACAATGATGTACCTGGTAATCCACACTTTGGTGTAGATGTTGCTCGTCCAACGGGTACGGTAGTGGTTGCACCTGCTGATGGTGTTATTACCCTAGCCGAACCCGATATGTTTTATTCCGGTGGCACTGTCATTATTGATCACGGCTATGGGGTTAGCTCAACATTTTTACACTTGAGTAAACTGTACTTAACCGTGGGTGATAAAGTAGTGCAGGGCGATAAAGTGGCAGAAATTGGTGCCACTGGACGGGTTACTGGGCCGCATTTAGATTGGCGTGTAAACTGGTTCCAAATGCGCTTAGACCCTGTGTCTATTGTACCGCCAATGGCCAGAGTGTTGGCAGCACAAAAAGCGGCTAAATAG
- a CDS encoding LysR family transcriptional regulator: protein MEILILKTFKAVVDENGIKGAADKLHTVQSNITNRIKKLETELDTKLFILIGRKLQLTPSGQQLCEYADNILQLEYQATSAILRNKGSYDLRLVCQKHLLPFICHWHSNNLS from the coding sequence ATGGAAATATTGATACTTAAGACCTTTAAAGCCGTAGTAGATGAAAATGGCATTAAAGGTGCTGCAGATAAATTGCATACGGTTCAGTCCAACATCACTAACCGCATTAAAAAACTCGAAACAGAGTTAGACACCAAACTATTCATTCTCATTGGCCGGAAACTTCAGTTAACACCCAGCGGCCAACAGTTATGCGAATATGCCGATAACATTTTGCAGTTAGAATATCAGGCGACATCAGCCATTTTACGTAATAAAGGCAGTTATGACTTAAGGTTGGTATGCCAGAAACATTTGCTGCCGTTCATATGCCACTGGCACTCAAACAACTTAAGTTAA